CTGATCTGGGGACTGGCAGCGAGATAGCTGCCTCCAACAAATTCCACCACGCCTCGGATGGCGGTGGATGGCCACAGGCACCAGCATTGATCGCGACGCTGCCAGCGGTTCACCCTTTCGCCAGCTGTTGGACGATGGTTTCGGCTTCTTTCACATGCGCTGGACCATCGAGAAGATCGTTGAACACGTGACGGATCACGCCTTGCTGGTCAATCACGTAAGTGACGCGTGAGGGCAGCAGGCCAAAGGTTTTGGGAACCCCAAAAGCCCGACGCAGCGACTGTGTGCGATCACTCAGCAAAGGAAATGGGAGGTTGTAGCGCTGCGCAAAGCGTCGATGGCTCACCGCGTCATCGCCGCTCACGCCCCACACTTCCGCACCCAGTCGGGTGAGCTCACTGTGACGATCCCGGAACGTGCAGGCTTCAGCCGTGCATCCGGGGGTTTCATCCTTGGGGTAAAAGAACAGCACCAGAATCCGACCTTTCACGTCATCCAGGCGTCTGGTCTCACCGGATTGATCCTCCAGGGAAAAGGATGGAGCCGGGTCACCGATCTTCAGAGCCATGGGAGGTCGTGGTTCCCACAAACCCTAGGAAGTGGTCGGCGATGGCGAGAGAATGGTGGCTGGCCCATCGTTCCCTCCTCCTCACCATGAGCGAGTTCCCGCCAGTGCCCGGTCAGTTGGATCTGCTTCAGGTCTTGGGAACGCCGACTGAAGCTGCCGATCCTCCCATTGATCAGCCTCTGGCTAAGCGGCAACCCGAATCCATAGCCGCTCCAGATCGCCAGCTGAATCAACCTGCAGCCGCTCCACTGCCTAATTCCCGAAGGAAACAAGGCGATGTTTCTGAACAGCTGCTGATTGTCGACACGGAAACCACGGGCCTTGACTCGGACACGGATCAATGCCTCGAGGTGGGGGCGATCCTTTTCT
This region of Synechococcus sp. NOUM97013 genomic DNA includes:
- a CDS encoding peroxiredoxin, with amino-acid sequence MALKIGDPAPSFSLEDQSGETRRLDDVKGRILVLFFYPKDETPGCTAEACTFRDRHSELTRLGAEVWGVSGDDAVSHRRFAQRYNLPFPLLSDRTQSLRRAFGVPKTFGLLPSRVTYVIDQQGVIRHVFNDLLDGPAHVKEAETIVQQLAKG